The Asterias rubens chromosome 1, eAstRub1.3, whole genome shotgun sequence genome segment TGTACAGGATTGTAACATGGCATCCAATAATATATCTTTTTGTCCATGATGGAtgtgatgtctgtggtggttatGTGTTCCAGTCTTCAATAGTCAATTTTGGGGTATAAATGaatataaggccgtgtccgaaacggcaacttcggctacagctacggctagatcgcgcgtgtctgcctattcttcaacactgacgcgcggatctagacgtagctgtagccgaattCGTCGTTTCGCACACGGCCTAAATGAAGTGATAACAATAGTatgagagcgccctcatgcAGTCAAAAATACAGGATATTGCCTTTCTTGTCATGGCCTTCAATTTTCTTTGTGATGGAAGATTTTCAAAGAGCGGCAATCAGCTACCACAAGAGAATCGTCAATGTTAAAGGTGATTCCATGAGCGTCAAACAGTTCCTTGACCTCCGTATTGGCAAAAATACCCCCGGGGGTGTAATGGTAGATCTCATCCTTGCCTCTTTTACACTTACTTTTCTGAGCTGCCACATAGATCTCCCCCTGGTCGTCACAGCAGACCCCCGTTGGGAAGACCTGGTTTCCGCTCATGTCTGACGTTTCAACAGAGAAGACTATGTTGCTGTCGAGGTCAACGGCGACCAGTCTCCCCATTTCATAGTTGGTGTAGATCAGGTGTTGAGTGGCCCTGTTGAAGGTCAGATACTGGCCGATGTGGTCGGCCGGTATGGTCTTTAGCAGAGACCCAGCATCATCTAGAAGGCCAATTCGACCTTTTCCTCTGTCGCCTACTGCAATCTTGAAGGGAACTGCAATCTCTTGCCCTTGAATCCCTTCAACCACAGTGAGGCAGGCAAGTTTTCCCGAATCCGCCCATGGTGTAACATCAAAGAGGACGATGTTTTCTGGACCGAACATCTTGACACTTCTCTTCTCTGCGCCGTTAGAAGTGACAACAATTCTGTCTTCTGAAACAACGGCGATCGCAGTGGAGATGTTTAGGGGGCCTACTTCATCTGGTAGGATCTTCATTTGCTCACCAGCAGGACTGTAAACCATTAATTGGTTACGACGTCTGTTAAAGATCAGGAGGTTTCCACTTGGAAAAGCCGCGACATGGATCAAATCATCAAACTGGTTGGTGTTTTCATTCTCTTCACAAACCTTTGATTTCAAGTCCCATTTCTCAGTCATCTGAAACTTTCCCAGGCTTTCGTTAGACTTGCTTTCTTTGAAGTTGACATATGATAAGCCATATGGCACAGAGTCACGTCTTGTGCTGTTCAAATCTTTCAAATGATGCTTAATTTTGGATTTAAGGCTCAAAATCTCAGAGTGGCTTGCCCGTGACATAATTTTGCCAATCTTTTTAAGGTTTTGTTTTGCCATCTTGACCTTTTTGCTGTTGTTGATTCTTACCTTTCCCAGTGCTATGACTCTTTGGTGGTGAACTAACTGAAGCGCCTCTCTCAGCTGGCTTTCCTTGTTTCTGATTTTGGCGACTTCCTGATCAGCTTTGGCCGAGATTTTCCTCTGGGCGTTACTGTTCAGCTGCTCCAGCCTGCTCTGTGCGTGTTTGGTCAGAGTCTCGGCATCTTGGAAAGACTCTCTGGATCTTTCTGCTTGGGTCATTAAACTCCCAACTTCTGATCTGCAACAGTCTATAGCACCCGTAATGTCAGTGTAGATGTGGTCCGGCTTGCAGTGGTCAAGCACAGTGCACGTCGTGCATATCAGCATCTCACAGGTGATACAGAAGAAGCAGCAGTTCTGATCGCTGTGCTTGCTACACTTTGGATTTTGATCTCTCAGCTTGCTCTTGAAGGTGATCTTGCCGGACTTCAGGTCTGCCATGGGTACGATATTATTGTTCTTCAGGGCTATCAAACGCTGGTGAGCATTCTGACACTCAAGGCACAGAAAGTTATCACAGTCCATGCATCTTGAGACGGCGGTGTTATCCTCTACGCATCCTTGACATCTAATCTTAGACACGTCGCCAGAGATCTTATCCTTGAGGACTGCCTCCTCCACCAGGCCTCTTAAGGTGTTGTTGTTCATCAGCCCTGTCAAGCCATTCAGAGCTCTCGTTTCGACATCACAAACGGGACAGAGGACTGCTTTGAAACCATCCTCTTTTTTTGACACGCCTTTTTCCAGACACGGTCTGCAAACAGTGTGAAGACAGTCCAGTATCTTCGGCTCATGGAAGTAATCTTGACAAAGAGGGCATGTGATATCAGTCAAATCATCCATATCCTCTGGTAGTGGAACATCCTTTGCTTCTGTGTCTTTAAACTCTTTCTTGACTTGGACAACCTCAAGACATTCTGTAAGAAAAAACAGTTGAATCAAGATcatcccaatttcatagagctgcttaaaaaaaatatgctcaCCATGTGTGAGGGTTTTTTTGTGGCTTActtgtgctaagcagaaaggtTTGTTTATAAGCagttcaatgaaattgggcccagtgtcAATACAGATTTTGGCGTAAGCCAAAatcatgccctcaaagttgaaacaatacccgatttttttcacgttaggcaaatgctcctttaggttcgtcacgtctttcaggtgCCTTCTTcaacttcccactagctggacaaaattgttgggatggcttCATGTTTTAGAAAGGaatttttctcttcatgtaaaaatgtgtggtgtattccggattctcaaagcacgacggctcgaagtgttcgcttCACAGTGCTGGGAAAGACGTcagaccggaccactttgcatactgaccccatctttagttgttttgctgcatcaagcagcaatacacctggtcgacattgccggaaaatgcaagaaaccAACTTTTTTTCCGAAACATACAAACTCAAGACtgggacttgcatgtacttgcacgtacgtgtgttcgatttTCGATCAAAGCAAAGTCTGCCTCcattgacatcacaaaaggggtaggcggagtcaccccaaaacaactttatctattatttaaacaattactcaaaaaataatgttattgttcataaacatatactctaatgattgacgaaacaaaattatatttccaggtgactttaaggaaacaagtgtcaggactgggactcgaacccacactttgttgacaagaaacactagagcttgatgCTTGTGTTCTTATTGGGGACAGGTTGACTTTATTGCTAGTAAACTGTGCTTTTTATTTGGCCCTAGTAACTTTTATAAGCCAAGATTTTGAACATGTAATTTGAAAACTTTAACCATTAGGCAGCGATTTCAACCGATTGATTGATCAGATCATTCACACACATAAAAGATTGGCGCCTGCTTATAAAACCACTTGTGGGAAACCCtgaaaagcaaaaaaacaccACATTTGTACTATTCAcatctagaaaaaaaaagagggggaaaaaagCAAAACTGTCCATATCAAATTGAcattaaaaaaagttgtttattcTCACCAGTTGATGCGGAGCTTGTACTGGCAATATCCATCTTGGTAGAATTCAAGTTGTTGCTCTCTTAGACAATCGTCCTGGATTGAATGTTTGTGCTTAACATTTGCAGTGCAATAAGTTGATGTGTACGGCCGTTGGCTTGGAGAATTTCTCATGTCTGGATTTCTCACCCCAAAAATTCCCGTTATTCATCCATGCATCTACCTCTGTACTGGAACTTTGTTGTGAATTGTGCTATAACATGCCGCTGTAGCTgaactttgtgcaacaagtgacAAGGGtactaaaaaataaaccacTTGACACAATGGAGTCTAGACGGACGCATCCAAGAATTTAACATGTCCATTGTACACGTAACATACAGAGtacacatacacatgtacacaaaCTGATTGTATCACACTTATAGATTACATTGAGTTCTGACGAGCAATTACGGCCTTCACCTTGAATGGAACCTGGTGTTAAATTGTTCTTTCAGATTTGAGCCCCGACCTGTATGTGAGGGCCAAAATGTCAATTTCCTAACGTCAACTTTTCTCTGCTACCGTGTTCTCAAGTGAGGAACTTTTAccctgatttttgtttaaatcttgaAAACTTCGGacaaaacttttgtttgtttgtttgtttaaatgcaaGTTATTGAtactttttaaagatttgtaCAGTAATAAATATACAGGAACTTTTTTGTTGTaagggattttttgttttatgcaagtccccagacacacaaggcctgaaggacacttcaaggtgtgggttacaaatcaactatttttccaggggccattgccacctactcctggggctgaaacagggttaccccctttacagtccatagggatgtaggcttgggtatcatcaatcagaagcctggctggtagtcacagaaagcactacctccccaacttagatgtaattaaaaaaacaaaaatagtgttACTTTATAATTTCCATTATTTAGAAGCTCCCCCATATTTTTATATGATATCTGTACTCTACATTTTCAACTTGAACTGGTGTTTGGTaagagttggggggggggttgtattGGAGCACCCCTATTTAAAAGTTTGGGCACACTTCTGCACCCACAATACCCCCTTTCCACTGATGCTTTCATGCAAAGCCTCCAAGCAGTGTACCCGGGGAAACAAGACACTTTGATAACTTTACAGGTCATTATTCATTGGACTCACTCATTGTGTGAATGTCTGGATTCAGGGGTCAAAACCAGAAGTGAAATCACTTAAGGCAGATCCCATTCTACACCACAACGTtaacctttgtttttgttttattttaatgttttatattcattaccaatagtgtccactgcctttaagcccacGGACCGCAGGTATAGTATGCTTGGTGGTTACTCTTTAAATTAacagcaataaaaacaaactaactTGGTTAGATAGCATAAAGTATTTttagaataaaaaaagaaacttgtttGGCGTCCCCGCCCACTTCCTGTTGATAGGCCGCCTccgttattttgtattttttgtatgcacattaaaaaatgtatatataaaaaataaaaataaaaataaataaaaaaataaaataaaataaaaaataaaaaagggggttattttaaatgatctcagctaAAAcgatctgaatgtcttgtctgaatgtctggtccaaatgtttcatttaagttttgtgtgtttgagcagtagaaaaaaaacccaatggatatttaacattttaaaaagaatggcggccatcttgaaataaaaaataagaaataaaaagcccatcctccttcctttttttgaaaaacctggATGCtatacatgtttctttttttcacttGGCCTCCTATGATGGGCAAAATAAGTTAACTGGAAACATACCATTCAGATTTCATACTACAGGTTTAATTTTACATATCAAAATGTAACACTTTTGGGAGCTAAGATAAATAGATGGATAGACTTTGCTTAGATCATAAAACCTCTGTTAACAAAAAGGGACACCTTGTACATTCCAACGTCTTTCTGGAagggggtcctactacttgccgtcaactcacttgcgccgtcaactcgctgtcaactcctccaatatacatttaaaatccacaaaagaagcatagaactgtaaagtatcagctcaaagagaatttgcgtgagttttaggtcatatttcggaataaaaattgatttgtttttctcatgaAATTTTttctcgaagcagcaaaactGTCGGcagccatcttgctttttcacattgattagtcttggcccaatatgtcaatgattggtacttttttttatcaacacaaagtcgtttttctGAATGAATTTTAACTGAAAatcatgagaaatatgtagtttagcccagacttaacacatCCATGCCCCTTTTATAGATTtgtcatgtaaatttaatgagttgacgtcacgaaaatgagttgacggcgagttgacggcaagtcggcgagttgacggcaagtagtaggaccgctgGAAGGCAAGAAACAACTCTGGTCAATATgggaaattttacattttgtttgataatttCTGGACACATAAATTCAAGAGTTATAAAGGTAACATGTGCCACTTTTCTTCACCTTTAAAAAGGAGACagtacaattttttaaaataaaatatgatgtttaatgttttcttccgttaaagccatcatacacttttggtatagaaaaaaataagttattttctcccgactccgatgaccgattgagcctaaattttcacaggtttgttattttatatataagttgtgatacacgatgtGTGGGACTTTGACAACACTGTTtaacgaaagtgtataatggctttaagctttGTAGGAAActtgcctgcaggaagtccagggccgatttcacaaagatagttctaacttaggactagtcctaggagttattaaaaacataatgctgtattcctaagttaggacgacttagtcgagataagactagtcttaactcttaaTGAAATCAG includes the following:
- the LOC117293725 gene encoding E3 ubiquitin-protein ligase TRIM33-like translates to MDIASTSSASTECLEVVQVKKEFKDTEAKDVPLPEDMDDLTDITCPLCQDYFHEPKILDCLHTVCRPCLEKGVSKKEDGFKAVLCPVCDVETRALNGLTGLMNNNTLRGLVEEAVLKDKISGDVSKIRCQGCVEDNTAVSRCMDCDNFLCLECQNAHQRLIALKNNNIVPMADLKSGKITFKSKLRDQNPKCSKHSDQNCCFFCITCEMLICTTCTVLDHCKPDHIYTDITGAIDCCRSEVGSLMTQAERSRESFQDAETLTKHAQSRLEQLNSNAQRKISAKADQEVAKIRNKESQLREALQLVHHQRVIALGKVRINNSKKVKMAKQNLKKIGKIMSRASHSEILSLKSKIKHHLKDLNSTRRDSVPYGLSYVNFKESKSNESLGKFQMTEKWDLKSKVCEENENTNQFDDLIHVAAFPSGNLLIFNRRRNQLMVYSPAGEQMKILPDEVGPLNISTAIAVVSEDRIVVTSNGAEKRSVKMFGPENIVLFDVTPWADSGKLACLTVVEGIQGQEIAVPFKIAVGDRGKGRIGLLDDAGSLLKTIPADHIGQYLTFNRATQHLIYTNYEMGRLVAVDLDSNIVFSVETSDMSGNQVFPTGVCCDDQGEIYVAAQKSKCKRGKDEIYHYTPGGIFANTEVKELFDAHGITFNIDDSLVVADCRSLKIFHHKEN